The following are encoded in a window of Prochlorococcus marinus CUG1417 genomic DNA:
- a CDS encoding helix-hairpin-helix domain-containing protein, protein MISKFLSKLKSILFKSAVTTETPLKKEKKAAKSAKSSKTKTKTKTKTKTVNSKKNIETLTTLPGVGAKSAKALYEAGFKTTKAVIAADEKELLAVSGVGINLVKKLKKLK, encoded by the coding sequence ATGATTTCTAAATTTCTAAGCAAACTAAAATCAATTCTATTTAAAAGTGCAGTAACAACTGAAACTCCTTTAAAGAAAGAAAAAAAAGCAGCTAAGTCTGCAAAATCTTCAAAAACCAAAACCAAAACCAAGACAAAAACCAAGACGGTTAATTCTAAGAAAAATATTGAAACTTTAACCACACTTCCAGGTGTTGGAGCAAAATCCGCAAAAGCTTTGTATGAGGCTGGATTTAAAACTACTAAGGCTGTTATCGCTGCTGATGAGAAAGAACTTCTCGCTGTGTCAGGAGTAGGAATAAATCTTGTTAAGAAGCTAAAAAAACTAAAATAG
- a CDS encoding ABC transporter ATP-binding protein, producing MDKNIIDVKNLSKSFNISSKEPGIKGTIKHFFNRRTQSLKVIKDISFEIKEGEIVGFLGANGAGKTTILKMLCGLIYPSQGSILVSGYLPFRRKENFLKNITLIMGQKQQLIWDLPPIESFYLNASIYDLDKFEAKKRIKKLSDMLEIGEELFIPVRKLSLGQRMKSELLAALIHEPNILFLDEPTLGLDINAQRNLRKFLQKYNEETNATICLTSHYMKDITSLCKRVICVHNGSISYDGKLDLLLKKLSPVKEILIVCSSEEDANKLENSGFNVKNKAKNEITIIIDNNSITSSLKTILNNFDIEDLYINEPPIDEIIGKILIKKNYDI from the coding sequence ATGGATAAAAATATTATCGATGTAAAAAATTTGTCCAAGTCATTTAATATCTCTTCTAAAGAACCAGGAATCAAAGGTACAATTAAACATTTTTTCAATAGACGAACACAAAGTTTAAAAGTTATAAAAGATATAAGTTTTGAAATTAAAGAGGGAGAAATAGTAGGTTTTCTAGGTGCTAATGGAGCTGGGAAAACAACAATTTTAAAAATGCTCTGTGGCTTAATTTATCCAAGTCAAGGTTCAATTTTAGTTTCAGGATACTTACCCTTCAGAAGAAAAGAAAATTTCCTAAAAAATATAACCTTAATAATGGGTCAAAAACAACAACTTATTTGGGATCTTCCACCAATAGAGTCATTTTATTTGAATGCATCAATATATGACTTAGATAAGTTCGAAGCAAAAAAAAGAATAAAAAAATTATCAGACATGCTTGAAATTGGTGAAGAGCTTTTCATTCCTGTTAGAAAATTATCACTGGGTCAGCGTATGAAGTCAGAATTACTAGCAGCATTGATACATGAACCAAATATTCTATTTTTAGACGAGCCAACACTTGGTTTAGATATCAATGCACAAAGGAATTTAAGAAAATTCCTTCAAAAATATAATGAGGAAACTAATGCAACGATTTGTTTAACGAGTCATTACATGAAAGACATTACATCTTTATGCAAGAGGGTTATATGTGTTCATAATGGATCCATCTCTTATGATGGAAAACTTGATCTATTATTAAAAAAATTATCTCCTGTCAAAGAAATATTAATAGTTTGCAGCTCAGAAGAAGATGCAAATAAATTAGAAAATTCAGGATTTAATGTTAAAAATAAAGCAAAGAATGAAATCACAATAATAATTGACAATAACTCAATTACATCTTCATTGAAAACAATCCTAAATAATTTTGATATTGAAGACCTTTATATAAATGAACCCCCCATAGATGAAATTATTGGGAAAATATTAATTAAAAAAAATTATGATATCTAG
- a CDS encoding ABC transporter permease translates to MKTRKYLKVYRKFLHTSLASELEYKTNILIDLVTAILSLIGSIFLLSIFFQNNNSIGGWEFEQALIIQGIYTILNGITNTWFNPNLTEIVKHIREGTLDFVLLKPIDSQFFISLKKLTPSGFLEIMLGFFLLLYCIKINQINFNLSFLILSLITIICSICILYSLWFFISTTTIWFVKTWNATEVLRSFLYIGRFPLNSFSFTLRIFFSVFVPIAFITTIPSEVFLGISEIWKILLEVFVAMVFLFTSRKFWLFALRFYSSASS, encoded by the coding sequence ATGAAAACAAGAAAATATTTAAAAGTTTACAGAAAATTTTTACATACTTCTCTAGCTTCTGAATTGGAGTATAAAACGAATATATTAATTGATTTAGTTACTGCAATTTTAAGTTTAATAGGGAGTATTTTTTTATTATCAATTTTCTTTCAAAACAATAACAGTATTGGAGGCTGGGAATTTGAACAGGCACTAATAATTCAAGGTATTTATACAATATTAAATGGGATAACCAATACATGGTTCAACCCTAATCTTACAGAAATAGTTAAACACATAAGAGAAGGAACCTTAGATTTTGTACTTTTAAAACCTATTGATAGTCAATTTTTTATTTCCTTAAAAAAATTAACTCCTTCTGGCTTTTTAGAAATAATGCTTGGATTTTTCTTATTGTTATACTGCATCAAAATAAATCAAATAAATTTCAATTTAAGTTTTCTGATTTTATCTTTGATTACCATAATATGTTCAATTTGTATTTTATATAGCTTATGGTTTTTTATTTCTACAACAACTATTTGGTTTGTGAAGACGTGGAACGCAACAGAAGTATTAAGATCATTCCTTTATATTGGAAGATTTCCTTTGAATTCATTTTCATTTACTCTTAGAATTTTTTTTAGTGTATTTGTTCCTATTGCATTTATAACCACAATACCTTCTGAGGTTTTCCTAGGTATTTCTGAAATATGGAAAATATTGCTCGAAGTTTTTGTTGCTATGGTATTTCTTTTTACTTCTAGAAAGTTTTGGTTATTTGCATTAAGATTCTATTCTTCAGCCTCTAGCTAA
- a CDS encoding josephin — MENLAQYLYLASGLNNGEGFWIVGIKNCDEMILEDKNLLDCHRKELIGNESAKDILLAINLNINNLLNELKDKNFLIKKPKMGISFDIPLEILENIFDFWLDIYKNQEAWEACLGLLKVRKRISLTSLIESQSLKGNSKKWAIKIETLHSYVPSSLGIEKLNEPMWE; from the coding sequence TTGGAGAATTTAGCTCAATATCTATACCTTGCTAGTGGTTTAAATAATGGAGAAGGGTTTTGGATTGTGGGAATAAAAAATTGCGATGAAATGATTCTTGAGGATAAAAATCTTTTAGATTGCCATAGAAAAGAATTAATTGGAAATGAATCAGCTAAAGATATTCTTTTAGCAATTAACTTAAACATAAATAATTTATTAAATGAACTAAAGGACAAAAATTTTTTAATTAAAAAACCTAAAATGGGAATCTCATTTGATATACCTTTAGAAATATTGGAAAATATTTTTGATTTTTGGTTAGATATTTATAAAAATCAAGAGGCATGGGAAGCTTGTCTAGGTCTTCTTAAAGTTAGAAAAAGGATTTCCCTCACAAGCCTAATTGAAAGCCAGAGTTTGAAGGGTAACTCTAAAAAATGGGCTATAAAAATTGAAACTTTACATAGTTATGTACCTTCTTCACTTGGGATTGAGAAATTAAATGAGCCCATGTGGGAATGA
- a CDS encoding NAD(P)-binding protein, with amino-acid sequence MQIDLKYDLVIIGGGISACVFASKYLKNNSKKKIALVEIGRGLGGRSSTRISKRFKGWKLNHGAPNFNISNSKNNLLLKSYIDELLENKFIKIDDSDTFFLNEDSILERKKKSEFSCGVNYLSLGSMSQLSQNIIESNDLKDKIDFYFETLIVDLKFNHNEWVLTSKNGDKFKSKYLICSTNLLLHKRSLKILNINQIPLRKAIPLNYDKKIDLLLNFLEEQTFIPRLTFLIYTNENYSYKDFYSKKQRYFYLKKNLEKRFRFERIIFQQQDNNKLGIVIHSKNKEFIDSYLNAKDEEIFKQKIIANFNKLFEDNSEVNKLTFDEKISIMKWRASQPSGIAVPLSLQVSRKYRIGFCGDWFEGDGFGRIEGSILSALILEKKINDLIK; translated from the coding sequence ATGCAAATTGATTTAAAATATGACTTAGTAATAATAGGTGGAGGAATATCTGCGTGTGTCTTTGCTTCGAAGTATCTGAAAAATAATAGTAAAAAAAAAATTGCATTAGTTGAAATTGGTCGCGGACTTGGAGGGAGATCAAGTACAAGAATAAGCAAAAGATTTAAAGGATGGAAACTAAACCATGGGGCTCCAAATTTTAATATATCTAACAGTAAAAATAATCTTCTATTAAAAAGTTATATTGATGAATTATTGGAAAATAAATTTATTAAAATTGACGACTCTGATACATTTTTTTTAAATGAAGATTCTATTTTAGAAAGAAAAAAAAAGTCAGAATTTTCTTGCGGTGTTAATTATCTATCATTGGGTTCTATGAGTCAATTATCGCAAAATATAATTGAATCTAATGATTTAAAGGACAAAATTGATTTTTACTTTGAAACTTTAATAGTTGATTTGAAGTTTAATCATAATGAATGGGTACTTACATCAAAAAATGGAGATAAATTTAAATCTAAATATCTTATTTGTTCAACTAATTTGTTATTACATAAAAGGTCATTGAAAATATTAAACATAAATCAAATTCCATTAAGAAAAGCTATTCCTTTAAATTATGATAAAAAAATAGATTTACTATTAAATTTCTTAGAAGAACAAACATTTATTCCTAGGTTAACTTTTTTAATTTATACAAATGAAAATTATAGTTATAAAGATTTTTATTCTAAGAAACAAAGGTATTTTTATTTAAAAAAAAATTTAGAAAAAAGATTTAGATTTGAAAGAATTATTTTTCAGCAACAAGATAATAATAAATTAGGTATCGTAATACATTCAAAAAATAAGGAGTTCATTGATTCTTATTTAAATGCAAAAGATGAAGAAATTTTTAAACAAAAAATAATTGCAAATTTCAATAAACTCTTTGAAGATAATTCTGAAGTAAATAAATTAACTTTTGATGAAAAAATTTCTATTATGAAATGGAGAGCTTCTCAACCTTCCGGCATTGCCGTTCCATTATCTTTACAAGTTAGTAGAAAATATAGAATTGGATTTTGCGGAGACTGGTTTGAAGGAGATGGATTTGGCAGGATTGAAGGCTCAATATTAAGTGCTTTAATATTAGAAAAAAAAATTAATGATTTAATTAAATAA
- a CDS encoding DCC1-like thiol-disulfide oxidoreductase family protein, whose product MTSNYTFIFDGECPFCNHFAELLEIKSKITNIKILDGRKNLTLIKSLLDKGYDLDKGAILLKDEDIFHGADAINTICKQINNPSSSLLLLLSRVFKSSKRTNLIFPLLVRARRFALISKGISISLV is encoded by the coding sequence ATGACTTCCAACTATACATTTATTTTTGATGGAGAATGCCCATTCTGCAACCATTTTGCTGAGCTCCTAGAAATCAAAAGCAAGATAACTAATATTAAAATTCTCGATGGCCGCAAAAATTTAACTTTAATTAAATCCCTCTTAGATAAAGGTTATGACCTAGATAAAGGAGCTATTCTTTTAAAAGATGAAGATATCTTTCATGGAGCAGATGCAATAAATACTATTTGCAAACAGATAAATAATCCTTCGAGTAGTTTACTTTTGTTACTTTCTAGAGTCTTCAAATCATCTAAACGAACAAACCTGATTTTTCCTTTACTAGTGAGAGCTAGAAGATTTGCATTGATATCAAAAGGTATATCAATATCTCTAGTGTAA
- a CDS encoding HNH endonuclease: MHRQDAIYLDQLCPKISNKTWRESLNKLTKYKCIYCGKPSESLDHLQPMSKGGTNSTSNCVPCCLSCNGNKSDSEVLNWYRKQNFYDPRRAMAIRAWFNDDLRLASVLLKNLN, translated from the coding sequence ATGCATAGACAAGATGCAATTTACCTTGATCAACTATGTCCCAAGATAAGCAATAAAACTTGGAGAGAATCACTTAATAAACTTACAAAATATAAATGCATTTACTGCGGCAAACCCTCAGAATCACTTGATCATCTTCAACCAATGTCAAAAGGTGGTACAAATAGTACAAGTAATTGCGTACCATGTTGTTTGTCTTGCAATGGTAATAAGTCAGATTCAGAAGTTCTTAATTGGTATAGAAAACAAAATTTTTATGATCCTAGGAGGGCTATGGCAATTCGCGCATGGTTTAATGATGATTTAAGATTAGCTTCCGTTCTATTAAAAAACTTAAATTGA
- the petP gene encoding cytochrome b6-f complex subunit PetP: MSILDKTKIGNSVQVNLELSKDRLTKDIIEAISVSSVGKISDFRITDGKGIGVVLQLSNGKEQWFFEDEIDLLDENGDVIKKINEKIENNNFIFNILKDLNYENKNKVNELLNPLNFFLWLVVSFKDIF, translated from the coding sequence ATGTCAATTTTAGATAAAACTAAAATAGGAAATTCTGTTCAAGTCAATTTAGAGCTATCAAAGGATAGGCTTACCAAAGATATTATTGAAGCTATAAGTGTTTCTTCAGTGGGAAAGATAAGTGATTTTAGAATAACTGATGGTAAAGGTATAGGAGTCGTTTTGCAATTATCTAATGGAAAAGAACAATGGTTTTTTGAAGATGAAATTGATCTTCTCGACGAAAATGGTGATGTAATAAAAAAAATTAATGAAAAAATAGAAAACAATAATTTTATATTCAATATTTTAAAAGACTTAAATTATGAAAATAAAAATAAGGTTAATGAATTATTAAATCCATTAAACTTTTTTCTATGGTTAGTTGTATCGTTTAAAGATATTTTTTAA
- the rpsU gene encoding 30S ribosomal protein S21 has translation MTQVTVGENEGIESALRRFKRQVSKSGIFADLKRLRHHETPIEKYKRKLQQRRKARRR, from the coding sequence TTGACACAAGTTACAGTAGGTGAGAACGAGGGAATTGAATCTGCCCTTAGAAGATTTAAGAGACAAGTATCTAAATCTGGAATCTTTGCAGATTTAAAAAGACTTAGGCATCATGAAACCCCTATTGAAAAATACAAAAGGAAGTTGCAACAGAGAAGAAAAGCAAGAAGAAGATAA
- a CDS encoding ABC transporter permease, with the protein MISSLINRKIFTLLKVQYSNMLEYRVEIALWAISGIIPFFMLNIWTNNNLNESINISNIMLSRYFLCAFFVRQFSVVWVVFSFEEDTLMGKVSPYLIQPLNPFFRYFAQHLAEQITRFPFALIISFFFFIFNRESIWIPSLSIFLLSIISTFLSFLIQFLIQSIIACLCFWTEKASSIERLLFIPTLFLSGLLAPVASFPEYVKSWIYLTPFPYLIDFPANLLSGNATNIIGGFSMQILWILFLLPLFRKIWSSGTKKYTAMGS; encoded by the coding sequence ATGATATCTAGCTTGATTAACAGAAAAATTTTCACTTTATTAAAAGTGCAATATTCAAACATGCTGGAATACAGGGTAGAGATCGCATTATGGGCGATTTCAGGGATTATTCCCTTTTTTATGTTAAATATATGGACAAATAATAACCTTAATGAATCCATAAACATAAGTAATATTATGCTTTCGAGGTATTTTTTGTGTGCATTTTTTGTAAGGCAGTTTTCAGTAGTTTGGGTAGTATTTAGCTTTGAAGAAGATACTCTTATGGGGAAAGTATCTCCTTATTTAATTCAACCTTTAAATCCATTTTTTAGGTATTTTGCACAACATCTAGCGGAACAAATAACAAGATTTCCTTTCGCTTTGATAATATCATTTTTCTTTTTTATATTTAATCGAGAAAGCATATGGATCCCAAGTTTAAGTATTTTTTTATTATCTATAATATCGACTTTCTTATCTTTCTTGATTCAATTTTTAATTCAATCAATAATTGCATGTCTATGTTTCTGGACGGAAAAAGCATCATCAATTGAAAGATTGTTATTTATCCCTACATTATTTCTCTCAGGTCTTTTAGCACCAGTTGCTTCCTTTCCAGAATATGTGAAATCCTGGATTTATTTAACCCCTTTTCCTTATCTAATTGACTTCCCTGCAAACTTACTATCAGGAAATGCGACAAATATTATTGGAGGATTTAGTATGCAAATATTATGGATTCTTTTTCTTTTACCATTATTTAGAAAAATATGGTCGTCAGGAACCAAAAAATATACCGCCATGGGATCATGA
- a CDS encoding GNAT family N-acetyltransferase codes for MNLRQITIKDQLELKKVYFDSIQSLDEKIYCQEKKRAWSSQAWNNPNFDKSIIKGKGWLISKKGIVIAFATRYPTDKIALFYCKGKFQRKGYGSKLLHKLEDEAKKEGLDSIYTEASLISYKLFLKNEWEIIRKEKVIINNIFFERYKMTKTIKSINNV; via the coding sequence ATGAATTTAAGACAAATTACCATTAAAGATCAACTTGAATTAAAGAAAGTCTATTTTGATTCAATTCAATCCTTAGATGAAAAAATTTATTGTCAAGAAAAAAAAAGAGCCTGGTCAAGCCAAGCTTGGAATAACCCAAATTTTGATAAGTCAATAATTAAAGGAAAAGGATGGCTTATAAGTAAAAAAGGAATTGTTATTGCTTTTGCCACAAGATATCCCACAGATAAAATTGCGCTATTTTACTGTAAAGGTAAATTTCAGAGAAAAGGCTACGGCTCAAAGTTACTTCATAAATTAGAAGATGAAGCAAAGAAAGAAGGTTTAGACTCTATTTATACTGAAGCAAGCTTAATAAGTTATAAATTATTTCTTAAAAATGAATGGGAAATTATACGTAAAGAAAAAGTTATTATAAATAACATTTTTTTTGAAAGATATAAAATGACTAAAACTATAAAATCAATTAATAATGTCTAG
- a CDS encoding peptidase E, whose translation MLSKNIVAIGGGGFGRSLGSLEIEKYLVSLSNKKRPKICFIPTASGDSSLYKLNFYRAFSKLDCITSHIDFFSRTENLEDKVLTQDIIYVGGGNTKSMLAVWKEWNLHEILRNAYEKGIVMSGVSAGAICWFDKGITDSYAEELAIIDCLGIVKGIACPHFDEEKEREPYVNDLIQREIIESCICIEGNCALHIKNNSEYSSVDFGNGRNCFRVTRENNIIKKEIL comes from the coding sequence ATGCTTAGTAAAAATATAGTCGCAATTGGGGGAGGAGGGTTTGGACGTTCATTAGGCTCTCTTGAAATTGAAAAATATTTAGTTTCTTTAAGTAATAAAAAAAGACCTAAAATTTGCTTTATTCCAACAGCATCTGGGGATAGTAGTTTGTACAAACTAAATTTTTATAGAGCATTTTCTAAACTTGATTGTATAACAAGCCATATTGATTTCTTCTCTAGAACAGAAAACTTAGAAGATAAAGTTTTAACGCAAGACATCATTTATGTTGGCGGAGGAAATACAAAAAGTATGTTAGCTGTCTGGAAAGAATGGAATTTGCATGAAATTTTGCGAAATGCTTATGAAAAAGGAATTGTGATGAGTGGTGTAAGTGCTGGGGCTATTTGTTGGTTTGATAAAGGTATAACCGATTCTTATGCCGAAGAATTAGCCATAATTGATTGTTTAGGAATAGTTAAAGGCATTGCTTGTCCGCATTTCGATGAAGAAAAAGAAAGGGAACCATACGTAAATGATCTTATTCAGAGAGAAATTATTGAATCTTGTATATGTATTGAGGGCAATTGTGCCTTGCACATCAAAAATAATAGTGAATATTCTTCAGTAGATTTTGGTAATGGTAGAAACTGCTTTAGAGTTACAAGGGAAAATAATATTATAAAGAAAGAAATTCTTTGA
- a CDS encoding uridine kinase family protein, giving the protein MKLIFISGPSGSGKTTLSNQIIKNNKNGIVLSTDNYYKTGFISKLLSKFVESYFDRSISFNKKLFKKDFDFIYKNGVSIRDRYYNFEKKTIQIISNETNNISFLIIEGIFAKELSSILNIKDYYFLEIKTKKNECMKRVVQRDIKERGKNKKQAENDFLKSWDIYYEKWEPNSTKNNTNRFIIEKNSDVDNIMKKLFN; this is encoded by the coding sequence ATGAAGCTTATCTTCATAAGTGGACCTTCTGGAAGCGGTAAAACAACTTTATCTAATCAAATAATAAAAAATAATAAAAATGGTATTGTTTTAAGTACCGACAACTACTACAAAACTGGGTTTATAAGTAAATTACTATCAAAATTTGTGGAAAGTTATTTTGATAGGAGTATTAGTTTTAATAAAAAACTATTCAAAAAAGATTTTGATTTTATTTATAAGAATGGAGTTTCAATTCGGGATCGTTATTATAATTTCGAAAAGAAAACCATTCAAATTATTTCAAACGAAACAAATAATATTAGTTTTTTAATTATTGAAGGTATTTTTGCCAAAGAATTATCAAGCATTTTAAATATTAAAGATTATTATTTTTTAGAAATAAAAACTAAAAAAAATGAGTGCATGAAGAGAGTTGTCCAAAGGGATATAAAAGAAAGGGGGAAAAATAAAAAACAAGCTGAAAATGATTTCTTAAAATCCTGGGACATTTACTACGAAAAATGGGAACCCAATAGCACAAAAAATAATACAAATAGATTCATTATTGAAAAAAACTCTGATGTAGATAACATTATGAAAAAATTATTTAATTAA
- a CDS encoding nucleoside 2-deoxyribosyltransferase — translation MKKKLYLANPYGFSKQTKTLLNEFIEIFNDLNVEVFEPFERAKPLIKHESDWAYQVARSNFQDLKECDCIFAIVNGNPPDEGVMIELGIAIALKKEIFLFRDDFRNCADSNQYPLNLMLFLGLPKDNWEKYYFESLQDIKSNKKRFVDWAEN, via the coding sequence TTGAAAAAGAAATTATATTTGGCTAATCCATATGGATTTTCAAAACAAACTAAAACCCTCTTAAATGAATTTATTGAAATCTTTAATGATTTAAATGTAGAAGTATTTGAACCTTTTGAGAGAGCAAAACCATTAATAAAACATGAAAGTGACTGGGCATATCAGGTTGCAAGAAGTAATTTTCAAGATTTAAAAGAATGTGATTGTATTTTTGCGATTGTTAATGGAAATCCACCAGATGAAGGGGTAATGATTGAATTAGGTATCGCAATTGCTTTAAAAAAGGAAATCTTTTTATTCAGGGATGATTTTAGAAATTGTGCTGATAGCAATCAATACCCATTAAACCTAATGTTATTTCTTGGACTGCCTAAAGATAATTGGGAAAAATATTATTTTGAATCATTACAAGATATAAAAAGTAATAAAAAAAGATTTGTGGACTGGGCTGAAAATTAG
- a CDS encoding DUF3303 domain-containing protein, which translates to MQLFLADCQFPDIENQVKAYQLFVEAWENGEIAKSDKTDKFEMLFRVHAPGEGRVVCLCKAHSDKEIFAHFAPWRAKFGIHMEFTPVISCQNIVDYHKDLFKTLM; encoded by the coding sequence ATGCAATTATTTCTTGCTGACTGCCAATTTCCAGATATTGAAAATCAAGTAAAAGCTTATCAATTATTTGTGGAGGCATGGGAAAACGGTGAAATCGCTAAATCAGATAAAACAGACAAATTTGAGATGTTATTTAGAGTGCATGCCCCAGGGGAAGGTAGGGTGGTTTGTTTATGTAAGGCACATAGTGATAAAGAAATTTTTGCGCATTTTGCACCATGGAGAGCTAAATTTGGCATCCATATGGAATTTACACCTGTAATAAGTTGTCAAAATATTGTTGATTACCATAAAGATTTATTTAAAACTTTAATGTAA
- a CDS encoding MBL fold metallo-hydrolase — protein sequence MTFEATYLGSNGWLIKFKKTNLIIDPWLKGDLIFPPGEWFFKGSLAEEISIDKKIDIILLTQGLPDHCHVPTLEMFRKDIPIICPKSAVETLKKVGFNSIKVLKPAEKTNHFNLSFEATAGAPVPQIENGYIVKDDQDNGFYIEPHGYLDENLNKQNLDAVITPTKNLELPLVGSFVKGADVIPKLINKFNPKYILSSTIGGDAKYSGFLNNFISVQDYEEELNCNLVDLKSMQSIMI from the coding sequence ATGACTTTTGAAGCTACCTACCTCGGTTCAAATGGTTGGCTTATAAAATTTAAAAAAACCAATTTAATTATTGATCCTTGGCTCAAAGGAGATTTAATATTTCCTCCAGGTGAGTGGTTTTTTAAAGGATCATTAGCAGAAGAAATTTCAATAGATAAAAAAATAGATATTATTTTGTTAACCCAAGGATTACCTGACCACTGTCATGTTCCAACATTAGAAATGTTCAGAAAGGATATTCCTATAATTTGCCCTAAAAGTGCTGTTGAAACATTAAAAAAAGTTGGTTTTAATTCAATTAAAGTGCTTAAGCCAGCTGAAAAGACAAATCATTTTAATTTAAGTTTTGAAGCCACTGCAGGGGCTCCAGTACCACAAATAGAAAACGGATATATTGTTAAAGATGATCAAGATAATGGGTTTTATATTGAACCACATGGATATCTTGATGAAAATTTAAACAAGCAAAATCTTGATGCAGTCATTACTCCTACAAAAAATTTAGAATTACCCCTAGTAGGTTCTTTTGTAAAAGGTGCTGATGTAATCCCTAAATTGATTAACAAATTTAATCCAAAATATATACTTTCAAGCACGATAGGCGGAGATGCAAAATATTCAGGTTTCTTAAATAATTTTATTTCGGTTCAGGATTATGAAGAGGAATTAAATTGTAATCTTGTAGATCTTAAGAGTATGCAATCTATTATGATTTAA
- a CDS encoding phosphoribosyltransferase, which translates to MTIYFTWSEFDKSVEQIANECRFKEFSGIYGVPRGGLCLAVALSHKLKIELILKPKKNSLIVDDVYETGNTLKSFKNIEGAMFFVLFSKIKPIWWNTVHISKKSQWIVFPWENTLNSKSDREEYIKKRGLI; encoded by the coding sequence ATGACAATTTATTTTACGTGGAGCGAATTTGATAAAAGTGTAGAACAAATAGCTAATGAATGTAGGTTTAAAGAGTTTTCAGGAATATATGGAGTTCCTCGTGGTGGATTATGTCTTGCAGTAGCACTAAGCCATAAATTAAAAATTGAATTAATATTAAAACCAAAAAAAAATTCACTAATAGTAGATGATGTTTATGAAACCGGTAATACATTAAAGTCCTTCAAGAATATTGAAGGAGCAATGTTTTTTGTACTATTTAGTAAAATCAAACCTATATGGTGGAATACAGTTCATATTTCAAAAAAAAGCCAATGGATTGTTTTTCCCTGGGAAAATACTTTAAATTCAAAAAGTGACCGCGAAGAGTACATCAAAAAAAGAGGTTTAATTTGA